The nucleotide sequence AAGATTCATACATATTTGTGAATCTTTTAGAAGCCAAATAAACTAAGATACTATCAAATAAACTAAGATatttaaaattacaaaataagAGTCTAAGTCATAACCATATCTAATCATAAAGAAAAAAGATTGATATATTACAATAGCAAATAGATTCCTCATCATCTTCACAAATTGGTGATTTTTACTCTCTAATTTTTTATCTTCACAATTTGTGTGATTAAGTTCTTTTTCTACTTCATAATAATTTTCctatgaacaaaaaaattagcaaattaaatatAATGTTAAGCCTAATGCTAATAATTGAAGGAACGGAAGTTTGATTTAGGCTTACCAATAGCAGTAGTTATGTTGGATGTGATTAGGATTATCACATTTGGAGATGATATTAACTTGTCAATCTGAGTTAGTAATGCATTTACAACCTGAAATATTCATATTTAAGGATTACTAACACACTACGCAAATACCCAAGAAAATCCAACATCTCTCGGTTGcattttttaaatgatatttaACATTCTCACACactttaaaaaaagaaagaaaataaaggaatAGCAGGGAAGAAAAGGGGTATGTTCCTCTAGGAAGGACCAGAGAGATTAGTATACCCGAATAGAATCTGAAGGTTCTGAACTGGATATAGCAGCTTTCCTCGCTGCAGCAAGGCTTTCAACTTCATCTGCATGACCACACACTTACCCAAAGCACATGACAAGCATATAGCATTAAGTTAAATTTTGTTCTGCCTCACCAATAAAAACAAATACTAGATTGCTTTCTTCTTTACCATTTCTTGAATCTTTTGGAAAAGTGTTGCAACCTAAACAACAAGGAAACACAATTGTGTATTTAGTGCAACAATACAACATAATAACAGTTCATCTATCAATAACCTCTGAAGTGATAACAAATTGGAAATTCATCAACTACAAAGCATTGGTACTTCTAATAACTATTGTACATGCATACCAGCTTGCCATTTTTAGAAAACCATTTACTGAATAAAGAATGTGCATTCACTTCAATAACCTGGCACTGTGGGAATCTGAGAATGTGgcattcactttaattctatttttctAGATAGAACTCATTATTGTTTGTTAAGAATCTATCCAAAAATTTTACTTGCTTTAGTAAAACTAGATTCAAATAAATAAAGGTAAACATGATTAGCTTAAAAAACATTCAAAATGATATTATTTGTGCGAGTTCTATGCTATTAGCTTTTAGTTCAATTCTAATCCGTTGCTTCTAAATCTTGGTGAGATTACAGTCAACATTCCTAAGTTTCAGAATCCACAAGTTTCTGGTTCATATCActtcatttgattaattaattatcaattggaaGTGGAGCCCTGTTTTCATAAACCAGTTCAGAGTTTTCAGCAAACAACCGACCCTCCAAGTGACTTATCTAAGTCTACAAAATAGATATGAACATGAAACTTGTACTCACTTAAAACAGACTGATAGATCTTTAAAATCCTTTtgaaatcaactcaaaattctgtttaaattaaaagttattgCATCTGCAAGTTGGTACTGCAGAACCAGAAAACCAGAAAAATCTACAACAATCACTAaacttcaaaaaatcatatcttccaaaccactAGGCCAAATTCCCTGAAATGTTTATGGAATTTTCAAGACACACTAAAGTTTTACAGAAAAATAATTTCATCTAAAAATTAGGTCTGGACTGCTCCCAAAAAGTCATTCGCTCTGCTGCCAATTATGCAGATTTCTGCAGAAATTCTGCACAAAGTATTTCTAACAACCTCACATACCAAATCCTATATTCAAGCCTATGATTCATCTAAAACCACATATATAACTTTCTTTTCACTAACCAAAGTTACCCAAGAACTCTTAATTCAATATATCACAATTTCATATCATAGGTGCAACGTAACCATATTATCATAGCATCCATTCTTCATCATCTCATCTATAACAACATATCTCATGTTCTGATTCATCAAATGAATTTCCAGCAACCATagctgtaacgacccaacttccagtatgccatggtcatacaagaagctaagtgttactaacttatccttcataattattattatttatttaatatatgagcctgttccttgttagagcgatgccaattttacgagtaatttttttttaattttgggatcctcctcctcctcatcatccacagctacagctataccctcagatccaccagaaatactgctgtcactatgtacaaaaccattcgcgagcacaggtccgttcgcgtatataggagctaccccaccatctggtagtgccggctcatcaggctgtggaaagtcggggatcggctcagggggaaaatcccactctggtggtatcacaggtacgtagtcaccagctaactcaggctcatcaggaatgataggctcaggtaccgcctcattcaaaggttgagctggtataggatactcaggatcatcaggaaaaggatgtccaggtgcgtcagggtgtaaccaggataagggaaagtcgtaaggagcatcagggtcaaaatgcgggctagacagaggatgttgaaaagctcgattaggtaacgcatatcgtctaatacgaggctccaatcccatgatgaagtaactgtgatgtaccggatcctcgtagacgtaagggtcctcgaactcatagaagatcacgcccgtctccatctgaggggggaggaagagagagaaggggtaagaactggggagttcttagtagggtcggggttgttagttacgttcatttattcgtattcgattagcagatggataatagaatacagtaaagtagtGAAGAGTAAttttaaatagataaaaaaaatagataacagaacacaaacagaagaacacaaggaaatAAAGCACAGACATAGCACTCAAGCAGACGACATAAAGAAATAGTTCACACACAAGAGAGAATGCAACAGAGAGTGATGCGTAGataagaatgatgcatgtctagccctagtacaggccatgagctcatgtgtcggttggctgcccgcaatcccgacatttatccggtcacgagtaatcccgatttcccgaatacgattttccgttcctaaataaatacgcatataataatagccgctcatttgagacagcctctgcttactgcaggaaaatatatatactctgctctgctctggggaatgtatctatattactcttttttttttatctctttactttactctggttactctgtttctgtgtttctctactctgttctgatttctcggtttaacgtatgtatttaaagcttatataaatttcggtatgaacagttagcctatcccaagtataggttcattaagtctatactgaaacagtttaacttttcatataatacctaaccctattcgcaattccaggactaactatgttgccctttttctaagctactagcataaatgacactagtaacatatttattatgagaatgaaacatgaataatgaggccttagcattgctaaagtcatcagagagtgctggtgctaagctgcaccagtaaattgtgaacccagttaaaccggttttctgtttttaactaaaactgatcaggtaaccttataatatcattcaagaggcttctaatactcatataatgataatatcatcctattatctctctcctctcataaatcgagtccggtttgtcaaactgagattatttacgaaaaatcgaattaaaactcctaaccgatacggttcaaaaactaggttcttcgtgattgcattatcgagcttgtctcggaaaaggttctaacttaaagatgacataatgacaatgaggattgagatacttgatgatatatcaaaggttttccccttactgatctttcgaagaaattcgtactttcagaaaagaactcgcgtactcgaaaatcggggttgttacattctaccctcctaacagAAAATTTTGAccccaaaatttcagttacctaagaatagatgcgggtaatcagctttcatcttatcttccaattcccaagtgtgctcttcttctcctctttgtccccaagctactttgactaagcgaataGTCTTGCCTCTCAGCTGCTTATCatttctttctacgatctgaactggtgatgcttgatatgccAAATCGTttcgtaactgtactgtctctggttgtaaaatatgactctcgtcgggaatatatttcttaagttgcgagacatgaaaaacatcatgaagttttgacagatatggaggaagggctacttgataagctactagaccgactcttttaagtatttggaaaggacctatgtatcgagggttaagctttttagtcttaagggctctacctattctagtagtcggggttactttaagaaagacatggtctccctcactaaactctaagggtctacgtctattatcggcatagctcttttgacggctctgtgctgtctggatcttcttgcgaatcccctttatcttctcagtagtttcttgcactaagtctggacctaagacactggcttctccgtcatcattccaacacaatggtgtctgacatcttcttccatagagagcttcatatggtgccatcccgatactttgttggtaactgttgttgtagacgaacttgaccaatggcaaatacctatcccaactgccctggttatccatcacacaagatcttaacatgtcttccaatgtctggattgtccgctctgattgtccgtctgtctgaggatggtatgctgtactcatatgcaattctgttcccaatgctttctggaaagctccccagaatttggaagtaaacctcggatctcgatctgaaacaattgacgAGGGTATTCCGTGCAAtcgtacgatttcttgaatatatatttgtgccagcctttctaatgtatagtcaactcgaatcggaaggaagtgcgctgattttgtcaacctgtccacaattacccaaatggcatcgtgtcctgttgaggtccttggcaatcccgtgacaaaatccatagtgaaCTTCTcctatttccattgtggtatttctaagggttgcagggttcctgacggtttctggtgttccaccttcaccttctggcaggttaaacattttgagacataatcagctacctctttcCTCAaacccggccaccagaacatttgtttcaaatcctgatacatctttgttactccaggatgcatagaaaatctactttgatgagcttctgcaagaatcctttgccgcaaatctccagagctaggcacacaaattctgttcttgtatctccagaggctgctacgatctagtcttacagcttctggttcctctactttcatccgtccgataatttcgttcatgaggtctcagctgccgggaagcataagccaccacatttttgtcttgcatcagcacacatccaagtcctttatgagaagcgtcacagtatacttcaaaaggtttctgcgggtcgggtagtactaatacaggtgcagttgttaacttttccttaagcatcttgaaacttctatcacactcagccgtccaaacgaacggaacttcctttcgtgtaaggtaagtcagaggtaaggctatctgtgaaaaccctttaataaacctccggtaatatccagcaagtccgagaaaactccgaacttctgtaacggtcgtaggtggttcccattgcactactgcttcaatttttgaaggatccactgcaattcctccctgtgatataacatgtcccaaaaatgccaccttctttgtccagaactcgcactttgataatttagcatataacttccgagtcctTAGTATCTAcaatacagtccttagatgctcttcatgctctctttctgtcttcgaatagatgagaatatcgtctatgaagACTAACCATGATCCTTCCCACATCGCTTGCATGTAGTGTTCACCTGCACCTGTTGAGGTCGTTTACCATTATCCTGCCTCGGTCTACCTCCGTTTCCTCCCATAGGGCGAGCAGGGATGTTACCAACCTGTGGGTTTCTTCGATGTGGCACACCAGGTGTCTTGAAGTTTGTCCTTCATGGTTGCCAATTATAATTATTGTAGTTCCTTGGTGGAAATCCTTTACGACTTGCTTTAGAGGCACTTACCTTCTTAACACATTCTTCTACTAACTTACACTTATTAACCAGCTCAGCAAAATTTCGTATCTCCAATGGAACTACTGAACTCATCAGATCCTCACGAAGGCCCCCTTCGAacttcaaacacttccattcttcaaagtcagcagGATTCCCTTGGCAGATCTTGGAGAAACGGCACAAGTCATCAAACTTACGGGCATATTCTGCAACAGTTGTGTTACCCTGtttcagctgcataagttccatctccttaGTATCACGAGCTGCCCtcggaaaatacttcttataaaattcatcCTTAAAAATATTCCAAGGAATATCGCCTTCATCTTGTTGCAAtagtcgctgtatcccctgccaccaatgctcagcttctccttccagcatataagtagcaaactccacgtgttggcCTTCCGGAACATGCTGCGCTCGCAGTGATCGTTCGATAGCTGGAAACCAGTTGTCAGCAtcagtcgcaacgagtgtacctTTAAACTTAGGTGGCTTAACCTTCAGAAaagtcgcaagggtcataggtctttcgaaatgccccaagttattctcatcatttcCACTATCTTCCCCATGCTCATTCTCATTCTCATTTCTCACTCCAAGANNNNNNNNNNNNNNNNNNNNNNNCAgtcaaactatatctacacgtggccgtttggagaatcgccgtgaggctcgtccatctcctcatcttgctctatctctatctcaggatcctcctcctcctcatcgtccACAGCTACAACTATgtcctcagatccaccagaaacactgctgtcactatgtacaaaaccattcgcgagcacaggtccgttcgcgtatataggagctaccccaccgTCTGGTAGTGCCgactcatcaggctgtggaaagtcggggatcggctcagggggaaaatcccactctggtggtatcacaggtacgtagtcatcagctaactcaggctcatcaggactgataggctcaggtaccgcctcattcaaaggttgagctggtatagggtgctcaggatcatcaggaaaaggatgtccaggtgcgtcagggtgtaaccaggataagggaaagtcgtaaggagcatcagggtcaaaatgcgggctagacagaggatgttgaaaagctcgattaggtaacgcatatcatctaatacgaggctccaaacccataatgaagtaactgtgaaTCCCATGATGTGATGTgccggatcctcgtagacgtaagggtcctcgaactcatagaagatcacgcccgtctccatctgagggggaggaGGGGGAggaagggggtaagaactggggagttcttagtagggtcagggttattagttacgttcatttatatGATTCCGATTAGTAGATAGATATTAGAATACAATAAAGTAGTAAACAATAGTTAAAATAGATAGGaaaacagaaaacagaacacaaaaagaagaacacaaggaaataaagcacagacataacactcaagcagacaaacataaagaaatagttcACTCACAAGAAGGaaagcaacagagaatgatgcgcagacaagaatgatgcatgtctagccctagtacaggccatgagctcatgtgtcagttagcacctgcattcccgacatttatccggtcacgagttcacgatttcccgaATACGATCTTCCattcaaataaatgcgcatataattattagcagctctattgagacagcctctgctttctactcgcaggaaatatactcttgggaacggaNNNNNNNNNNNNNNNNNNNNNNNNNNNNNNNNNNNNNNNNNNNNNNNNNNNNNNNNNNNNNNNNNNNNNNNNNNNNNNNNNNNNNNNNNNNNNNNNNNNNNNNNNNNNNNNNNNNNNNNNNNNNNNNNNNNNNNNNNNNNNNNNNNNNNNNNNNNNNNNNNNNNNNNNNNNNNNNNNNNNNNNNNNNNNNNNNNNNNNNNNNNNNNNNNNNNNNNNNNNNNNNNNNNNNNNNNNNNNNNNNNNNNNNNNNNNNNNNNNNNNNNNNNNNNNNNNNNNNNNNNNNNNNNNNNNNNNNNNNNNNNNNNNNNNNNNNNNNNNNNNNNNNNNNNNNNNNNNNNNNNNNNNNNNNNNNNNNNNNNNNNNNNNNNNNNNNNNNNNNNNNNNNNNNNNNNNNNNNNNNNNNNNNNNNNNNNNNNNNNNNNNNNNNNNNNNNNNNNNNNNNNNNNNNNNNNNNNNNNNNNNNNNNNNNNNNNNNNNNNNNNNNNNNNNNNNNNNNNNNNNNNNNNNNNNNNNNNNNNNNNNNNNNNNNNNNNNNNNNNNNNNNNNNNNNNNNNNNNNNNNNNNNNNNNNNNNNNNNNNNNNNNNNNNNNNNNNNNNNNNNNNNNNNNNNNNNNNNNNNNNNNNNNNNNNNNNNNNNNNNNNNNNNNNNNNNNNNNNNNNNNNNNNNNNNNNNNNNNNNNNNNNNNNNNNNNNNNNNNNNNNNNNNNNNNNNNNNNNNNNNNNNNNNNNNNNNNNNNNNNNNNNNNNNNNNNNNNNNNNNNNNNNNNNNNNNNNNNNNNNNNNNNNNNNNNNNNNNNNNNNNNNNNNNNNNNNNNNNNNNNNNNNNNNNNNNNNNNNNNNNNNNNNNNNNNNNNNNNNNNNNNNNNNNNNNNNNNNNNNNNNNNNNNNNNNNNNNNNNNNNNNNNNNNNNNNNNNNNNNNNNNNNNNNNNNNNNNNNNNNNNNNNNNNNNNNNNNNNNNNNNNNNNNNNNNNNNNNNNNNNNNNNNNNNNNNNNNNNNNNNNNNNNNNNNNNNNNNNNNNNNNNNNNNNNNNNNNNNNNNNNNNNNNNNNNNNNNNNNNNNNNNNNNNNNNNNNNNNNNNNNNNNNNNNNNNNNNNNNNNNNNNNNNNNNNNNNNNNNNNNNNNNNNNNNNNNNNNNNNNNNNNNNNNNNNNNNNNNNNNNNNNNNNNNNNNNNNNNNNNNNNNNNNNNNNNNNNNNNNNNNNNNNNNNNNNNNNNNNNNNNNNNNNNNNNNNNNNNNNNNNNNNNNNNNNNNNNNNNNNNNNNNNNNNNNNNNNNNNNNNNNNNNNNNNNNNNNNNNNNNNNNNNNNNNNNNNNNNNNNNNNNNNNNNNNNNNNNNNNNNNNNNNNNNNNNNNNNNNNNNNNNNNNNNNNNNNNNNNNNNNNNNNNNNNNNNNNNNNNNNNNNNNNNNNNNNNNNNNNNNNNNNNNNNNNNNNNNNNNNNNNNNNNNNNNNNNNNNNNNNNNNNNNNNNNNNNNNNNNNNNNNNNNNNNNNNNNNNNNNNNNNNNNNNNNNNNNNNNNNNNNNNNNNNNNNNNNNNNNNNNNNNNNNNNNNNNNNNNNNNNNNNNNNNNNNNNNNNNNNNNNNNNNCCCACCgtccggtagtgccggctcatcaggctgtggaaagtcggggatcggctcagggggaaaatcccactctggtggtatcacaggtacgtagtcaccagctaactcaggctcatcaggaatgataggctcaggtaccgcctcattcaaaggttgagctggtatagggtactcaggatcatcaggaaaaggatgtccaggtgcgtcagggtgtaaccaggataagggaaagtcgtaaggagcatcagggtcaaaatgcgggctagacagaggatgttgaaaagctcgattaggtaacgcatatcgtctaatacgaggctccaatcccatgatgaagtaactgtgatgtatcggatcctcgtagacgtaagggtcttcgaactcatagaagatcacgcccgtctccatctgaggggggaggaagggagagaaggggtaagaactggggagttcttagtagggtcggggttgttagttacgttcatttattcgtattcgattagcagatggataatagaatacagtaaagtagtGAAGAGTAAttttaaatagataaaaaaaaatagataacagaacacaaacagaagaacacaaggaaatAAAGCACAGACATAGCACTCAAGCAGACGACATAAAGAAATAGTTCACACACAAGAAAGAATGCAACAGAGagtgatgcgcagacaagaatgatgcatgtctagccctagtacaggccatgagctcacgtgtcggttggctgcccgcaatcccgacatttatccggtcacgagtaatcccgatttcccgaatacgatttttcgttcctaaataaatgcgcatataataatagccgctcatttgagacagcctctacttactgcaggaaaatatatatactctgctctgctctggggaagcggaaaatagctgtaggtaacttagtttccctactcatcaaaatttcaccaaattttcaccaagaatcaatcatatatgcaaccaatttttagcacagccaaataatacaatattcacacaactcaaacacaaataatcaagattaatttcgtgacaccctacctggtcttGCTACTCCTAATTCAATCAatctttcaggtggtccttaaacactttttcctcctaaatcacatcaagaaaacacatatttaagcattagtaacatatttattatgagaacgaaacatgaataatgaggccttagcattgctaaagtcatcagagagtgctggtgctaagctgcaccagtaaattgtgaacccggttaaaccggttttctgtttttaactaaaactgatcaggtaaccttataatatcattcaagaggtttctaatactcatataatgataatatcatcctattatctctctcctctcataaatcgagtccggtttgtcaaactgagattatttacgaaaaatagaattaaaactcctaaccgatacggttcaaaaactaggttcttcgtgattgcattatcgagcttgtctcggaaaaggttctaacttaaagatgacataatgacaatgaggattgagatacttgatgatatatcaaaggttttccccttactgatctttcgaagaaattcgtactttcagaaaagaactcgcgtactcgaaaatcggggttgttaaattctaccctcctaacagaaaattttgccctcaaaattttagttacctgagaatagatgcgggtaatcagctttcatcttatcttccaattcccaagtgtgctcttcttctcctctttgtccccaagctactttgactaagcgaataGTCTTGCCTCTCAGCTGCTTATCatttctttctacgatctgaactggtgatgcttgatatgtcaaatcgtttTGTAACTGTACTGTCTTTGGTTGTAAAATATGACTctcgtcgggaatatatttcttaagttgcgagacatgaaaaacatcatgaagttttgacagatatggaggaagggctacttgataagctactagaccgactcttttaagtatttagaaaggtcctatgtatcgagggttaagctttttagtcttaagggctctacctattccagtagtcggggttactttaagaaagacatgatctccctcactaaactctaagggtctacgtctattatcggcatagctcttttgacggctctgtgctgtctggatcttctggcgaatcccctttatcttctcagtagtttcttgcactaagcctggacctaagacactagcttctccgtcgtcattccaaaaatatatatttgtgccagcctttctaatgtatagtcaactcgaatcggaaggaagtgcgttgattttgtcaacctgtccacaattacccaaatggcatcgtgtcctgttgaggtccttggcaatcccgtgacaaaatccatagtgatctgctcctatttccattgtggtatttctaagggttgcagggttcctgacggtttctggtgttccaccttcaccttctggcaggttaaacattttgagacataatcagctacctctttcttcaaacccggccaccagaacatttgtttcaaatcctgATACATCTTTgctactccaggatgcatagaaaatctactttgatgagcttctgcaagaatcctttgccgcaaatctccagagctaggcacacaaattctgttcttgtatctccagaggctgctacgatctagtcttacagcttctggttcctctactttcatccgtctcagcatcgtcatcatttctgaatcCTGTGCTTCTACGAGtaacttttcttcctttatcatcatccaagagatattcaaattcttcctgctcAAAGCGTCTGCCACCACGTTCGCTTTTCTTGGGTGATAGCTTAACATTATCAATAATCAAAGCTATAGGggctaaattaaaataaaaccagAATAGGGTAACCAATGAAATAGCAGTAGAGCAAGAATGGAAACAGAGCAAATTAGAGGAAGGGAACTAGACCATATCAGAGGTACTTCGACGGCATCCCTTTTTTTTGAAACCACAACGGTGATCATGGCAGCAGCGGTGGCGGCTGAACAGCCCTCTGCCTCTCGACACAAGCCTCACACGACTCCTTTCCTTGTTCTCAAGGCTCCTCTCTCCTTTCGCAGATGCAACAGATGATGGCGGCCATAGAAGTAGCGGCAGCACTAGAGCCTTCAGTGGTGACGACGAGGTCACGATGTGGCGGCGGTGACGGAACACAACAGCAGTGACGGTTCTAACGGCGACTGGTCCCTCAGCAGTGGTAGAACGCGACGGCTCTTCTCCTCCGACGCAGGCTCCTCTCCTCCTCGCGACAACGCTGGCGACGACTCTCCATGGACAGTGACTGGGCGGCGCGATTCCTTCCTCTATCGCGGTCCTCTCTCTCGCCTCAGTTCTGATCCGTAATGAAGATGACTTCGCGGACAGCATCGGCGGCAAGGCGCGGCTTCCCATCCTCTCCTCTTCTCCCTTTGGTTCTCACTCTCagatctctctctccctctatgtATGTTTATGTGTCTGTGCATGTTTGTTTATTTGGTGTGTGGTGTGTGCTGTGAGTGAGTAGCGGTGAGAAAGGGTGAAGTGGCTCAGTGGAGAATGAACAGGTGGTAGGGGGAGGGATACATGTGTGTGGGTTGGGTAGAAAGGAGTTAGGGTTAATgaattaggaattaggatttagaattgggAATTTAGGATTCGAGTAGAATTTTgagttaaaatttaatttaatcattttaatcaatataattaattttaagaatactattttattctttaaattacaaattatttgtaattaaatattttaatttaaaattatagataaataaataatt is from Arachis ipaensis cultivar K30076 chromosome B01, Araip1.1, whole genome shotgun sequence and encodes:
- the LOC110266224 gene encoding uncharacterized protein LOC110266224; this encodes MTLATFLKVKPPKFKGTLVATDADNWFPAIERSLRAQHGIQRLLQQDEGDIPWNIFKDEFYKKYFPRAARDTKEMELMQLKQGNTTVAEYARKFDDLCRFSKICQGNPADFEEWKCLKFEGGLREDLMSSVVPLEIRNFAELVNKCKLVEECVKKVGNIPARPMGGNGGRPRQDNGKRPQQVQVNTTCKRCGKDHG